One window of Acidobacteriota bacterium genomic DNA carries:
- a CDS encoding RecX family transcriptional regulator, translating into MGPDDPAVLRKALRLLAIQGRSEAQMRRRLSAVGDPAAVEKVMDKLRSLKYLDDAELARTLAEKHLVRALHGPCRTRLEMERAGLPPDLVQSAIDATLEEHPAGELLARAVCKEARGLPEGVPDPRDRRRLFDRLARRGFDPEAIREAIEHFRRGEP; encoded by the coding sequence ATGGGCCCCGACGACCCGGCCGTCCTCCGCAAGGCCCTCCGCCTGCTCGCCATCCAGGGACGCTCCGAAGCCCAGATGCGCCGGCGTCTCTCCGCCGTGGGCGACCCCGCCGCCGTCGAAAAAGTCATGGACAAACTGCGGTCGTTGAAGTATCTTGACGACGCCGAGCTGGCCCGGACCCTCGCGGAGAAGCACCTGGTCCGGGCCCTTCACGGACCCTGCCGGACCCGGCTGGAGATGGAACGGGCGGGTCTCCCTCCCGACCTCGTCCAGTCGGCCATCGACGCCACCCTGGAAGAGCACCCCGCGGGGGAGCTTCTCGCCCGGGCCGTGTGCAAGGAGGCGCGGGGACTTCCGGAGGGGGTGCCGGACCCCCGGGACCGGCGCCGCCTCTTCGACCGTCTGGCCCGCCGGGGCTTCGACCCCGAGGCCATCCGTGAGGCCATCGAGCACTTTCGCCGAGGTGAGCCATGA
- a CDS encoding type IV pilus twitching motility protein PilT: MKVDDLLKVAVSKGASDLHLKAGSFPNVRVNGELVPLMEFKKLTKEDTLLMAFGIMNNRQKLYFKENSELDLAYGVKSLGRFRVNVFQQRGTVSIVFRVIPATIKTFDELYLPEVLKKIALIPRGMILVTGTTGSGKSTSLATMIDHINECETNHIITIEDPIEFLHRDKKSIISQREVNVDTKSFADALRSALRQDPDVILVGEMRDRETIETALLASETGHAVFSTLHTLDATETINRIISVFPPHHQNNIRIQLASLLRAVVSMRLLKRSDGKGRVPAVEVLLVTEFVRNCIIDPAKTKFIKTAIKSGTSQYGMQTFDQSVYSFYQKNFISYDDALNYASNPDEFKLRCQGIYSTADSATEEMEKEMEQMMNR, encoded by the coding sequence ATGAAAGTCGACGATCTCCTGAAAGTAGCCGTATCCAAAGGCGCCTCGGACCTTCACCTCAAGGCGGGGTCCTTCCCCAACGTCCGGGTGAACGGCGAACTGGTCCCCCTGATGGAATTCAAGAAGCTCACCAAGGAAGACACCCTGCTGATGGCGTTCGGCATCATGAACAACCGCCAGAAGCTCTACTTCAAGGAGAACTCGGAGCTCGACCTGGCGTACGGCGTCAAGAGCCTGGGGCGTTTCCGTGTGAACGTCTTCCAGCAGCGCGGGACGGTCTCCATCGTCTTCCGTGTCATCCCCGCCACCATCAAGACCTTCGACGAACTCTACCTCCCCGAGGTCCTCAAGAAGATCGCCCTCATCCCCCGCGGCATGATCCTGGTGACGGGGACCACCGGCTCGGGCAAGTCCACCTCGCTGGCCACCATGATCGACCACATCAACGAGTGCGAGACCAACCACATCATCACCATCGAGGACCCCATCGAGTTTTTGCACCGCGACAAGAAGAGCATCATCTCCCAGCGGGAGGTCAACGTCGACACCAAGAGTTTCGCCGACGCCCTCCGAAGCGCCCTCCGCCAGGACCCGGACGTCATCCTCGTCGGCGAGATGCGCGACCGCGAGACCATCGAGACGGCGCTCCTGGCGTCGGAGACGGGCCACGCGGTCTTCTCCACCCTTCACACCCTGGACGCCACCGAGACCATCAACCGTATCATCTCCGTCTTTCCGCCCCACCACCAGAACAACATCCGCATCCAACTGGCCTCGCTGCTGAGGGCCGTCGTCTCCATGCGCCTGCTCAAACGCTCGGACGGCAAGGGTCGAGTCCCCGCCGTGGAGGTGCTCCTGGTCACGGAGTTCGTGCGGAATTGCATCATCGACCCCGCCAAGACCAAGTTCATCAAGACCGCCATCAAATCGGGCACCAGCCAGTACGGCATGCAGACCTTCGACCAGTCGGTCTACTCGTTCTACCAGAAGAACTTCATCTCCTACGACGACGCCCTCAATTACGCCAGCAACCCCGACGAGTTCAAGCTGCGCTGCCAGGGCATCTACTCCACCGCCGACTCGGCCACGGAGGAGATGGAGAAGGAAATGGAACAGATGATGAACCGCTGA
- a CDS encoding methylated-DNA--[protein]-cysteine S-methyltransferase yields MKMTHFRFDTPWGEFSGVASDKGLVRLDFPGAPVAPDSRLAGEGGALADDVAGQVREYLEGKRSGFAFPLDLTGTAFQLAVWLQLTRIPFGAVSFYGEVAASIGRPGAARAVGGAAHANPVPLVVPCHRLVGRDGSLTGFGGGLGLKLRLLKLEGVPVDEALGKVRLSVCAPPPGRG; encoded by the coding sequence ATGAAAATGACGCATTTCCGTTTTGACACGCCCTGGGGGGAGTTCTCCGGCGTCGCTTCCGACAAAGGTCTGGTGCGTCTGGATTTTCCGGGTGCCCCGGTGGCGCCGGACTCGCGACTTGCCGGTGAGGGCGGCGCCCTGGCCGACGACGTCGCGGGACAGGTCCGCGAGTACCTCGAGGGGAAGCGCTCGGGGTTCGCCTTCCCCCTGGACCTGACCGGGACGGCGTTCCAGCTTGCGGTCTGGCTCCAGCTCACCCGGATCCCCTTCGGCGCTGTATCCTTCTACGGGGAGGTCGCCGCCTCCATCGGCCGCCCCGGTGCGGCCCGTGCGGTGGGCGGGGCGGCCCACGCCAACCCCGTCCCCCTCGTGGTGCCGTGTCACCGCCTGGTGGGCCGTGACGGCTCGCTGACCGGGTTCGGGGGCGGCCTGGGCCTCAAGCTCCGCCTCTTGAAACTCGAGGGGGTCCCGGTGGACGAGGCCCTCGGGAAGGTCCGCCTTTCAGTGTGCGCGCCTCCGCCCGGGAGGGGTTGA
- a CDS encoding PD40 domain-containing protein translates to MKCVHVLITGAVLLLAAVSPAAGETRRFTTYPDIRGERLVFTCEDDLWTAPVSGGTAVRLTTHPGREIAAKFSPDGRWIAFSASYDDGLNVYVMPSGGGAPKRLTWRGFCVVQGWTPDGARVVFRSRHEVTFRPVDKLFTVNLDGDEPEALPVPQGIQCAFPGEGKGFLYSPRGREEYYWKRYKGGQYQEIWFCDPAAKSWRKVTDYVGKNAYPMWADGRAWFVSDRGHGGVSNLYTLDLQTGRAEARTDYTDFDVQMPSTDGKRIVFQQGGRLRVFDPADGSVKAIELTLPSDGWPLRDRMVAGKDFIQTLAVSDEGKTAVFEVRGDVFLVPEDGETPPVNVTATPESRERFPRLSPDGKTVAFFSDRSGEYELYVKPARPGGDWVQLTSGPPTTYYHAEWSPDGKKLLFGSKDFALFCVDVETRKTLTLDRSNQLKNDEFYWEVSDYAWSPDSKWVAYSQVQYNRNNRIFLHHLETGRKVPLTDGFHDCLNPTFGPEGDCLYFLSYSNFDVTLDLFEDNHVIARPVRVMAALLREGMKSPFVEKPVDARKGKVPEPTAGKEINREPFRIDADSLTRRVLPVPVPPGNYFYLRAGKGTLTWASVAAWDDGEFEEVFRPLGKEKWDLHLYEIATGRDTVLPQKVVDWRLSVNGEHLVVKTRADYFVGRLEAVREAKALGEPLKLDSLYCLVRPPAEWSQIFQDTWRWYRDFFYDPGMHGIDWKAAGDKFRAWLPDLRSRDDLNWLLSQLVGELCVSHTYVSGGDRGPVSPPKPSVRTGLPGADLKAHPSGFYCFERILGPTVGAPDLESPLTKPGMKIKEGDFLLAVDDVPLKAPESPYRRFQVTPGQQLRLTVNDRPSTEGAWTLVIEPVEDDYRLRYERWVSDNREYVEKASGGEIGYLHLYAMDEDNIGRFDRYWRAYRYRKGLIIDVRGNGGGWTEYFVIDKLERGLVAMNVLKGMEPFRYPGSTSTAKLVVLTNEYNGSDGECFVEHFKAEKLGTVLGVPSWGGLVGIINTQLTSDNGRVEQSNNAFFGREGAWWVENHGADPHRVVENDPASLMQGRDVQLETGVEVLKQQIGESPFRFAPVPAYPKR, encoded by the coding sequence ATGAAGTGCGTTCACGTGCTGATCACGGGGGCCGTCCTGTTGCTGGCCGCCGTTTCCCCGGCGGCGGGCGAGACCCGCCGTTTCACGACCTATCCCGACATCCGGGGCGAGCGCCTCGTCTTCACCTGCGAGGACGACCTCTGGACGGCGCCGGTCTCCGGCGGCACGGCCGTTCGCCTCACGACCCACCCCGGGCGCGAGATCGCGGCCAAGTTTTCGCCGGACGGCCGGTGGATCGCCTTCTCGGCCTCCTACGACGACGGGTTGAACGTCTACGTCATGCCGTCGGGGGGGGGAGCGCCCAAACGTCTCACCTGGCGGGGGTTCTGTGTCGTCCAGGGCTGGACGCCCGACGGGGCCCGGGTCGTCTTCCGCTCCCGCCACGAGGTCACGTTCCGGCCGGTGGACAAGCTCTTCACGGTGAACCTGGACGGGGACGAGCCGGAGGCGCTCCCCGTCCCCCAGGGCATCCAGTGCGCCTTCCCGGGCGAGGGAAAGGGCTTCCTTTACAGCCCGCGCGGCCGGGAGGAGTACTACTGGAAACGCTACAAAGGCGGCCAGTATCAGGAGATCTGGTTCTGCGACCCGGCGGCGAAGAGCTGGCGGAAGGTCACCGACTACGTCGGGAAGAACGCCTACCCCATGTGGGCGGACGGCCGGGCCTGGTTCGTCTCCGACCGCGGGCACGGGGGGGTCTCCAACCTGTACACCCTGGACCTCCAGACCGGCCGCGCCGAGGCCAGGACGGACTACACCGATTTCGACGTCCAGATGCCCTCCACGGACGGGAAACGCATCGTCTTCCAGCAGGGCGGCCGCCTGCGAGTGTTCGACCCCGCGGACGGTTCCGTGAAGGCGATCGAGCTGACCCTGCCCTCGGACGGGTGGCCTCTCCGGGACCGGATGGTCGCGGGCAAGGACTTCATCCAGACCCTCGCGGTGTCCGACGAGGGGAAGACGGCGGTCTTCGAGGTCCGCGGGGACGTGTTCCTGGTTCCCGAGGACGGGGAGACCCCGCCCGTGAACGTCACGGCGACCCCGGAGAGCCGCGAGCGCTTCCCGCGCCTTTCCCCGGACGGCAAGACCGTGGCCTTCTTCTCCGACCGGTCGGGGGAGTACGAACTCTACGTCAAGCCCGCCCGGCCCGGCGGCGACTGGGTTCAGCTCACCAGCGGCCCCCCCACCACGTACTATCACGCCGAGTGGTCCCCCGACGGGAAGAAGCTCCTGTTCGGCAGCAAGGACTTCGCCCTTTTCTGCGTGGACGTGGAGACGCGAAAAACGCTCACCCTCGACCGGTCCAACCAGCTCAAGAACGACGAGTTCTACTGGGAGGTCAGCGACTACGCCTGGTCCCCGGACTCGAAGTGGGTGGCCTATTCCCAGGTGCAGTACAACCGCAACAACCGGATCTTCCTCCACCACCTCGAGACCGGCCGCAAAGTCCCCCTCACCGACGGGTTCCACGACTGCCTGAACCCGACCTTCGGGCCCGAGGGGGACTGCCTCTACTTTCTCTCCTACTCCAATTTCGACGTCACCCTGGACCTCTTCGAGGACAATCACGTCATCGCCCGGCCGGTCCGGGTGATGGCGGCGCTCCTTCGCGAGGGGATGAAGTCCCCCTTCGTCGAGAAACCGGTGGACGCCCGCAAGGGAAAGGTCCCCGAGCCCACGGCCGGTAAGGAGATCAACCGGGAGCCGTTCCGGATCGACGCCGACAGCCTCACCCGGCGGGTCCTCCCCGTGCCGGTGCCGCCCGGGAACTACTTCTACCTGCGGGCGGGGAAGGGGACCCTGACCTGGGCCTCCGTGGCCGCCTGGGACGACGGCGAGTTCGAGGAGGTCTTCCGGCCCCTCGGGAAGGAAAAGTGGGACCTGCACCTCTACGAGATCGCGACCGGGCGGGACACGGTGCTCCCCCAGAAGGTGGTGGACTGGCGCCTGTCCGTCAACGGGGAGCACCTGGTGGTGAAGACGCGGGCCGACTACTTCGTCGGCCGGCTGGAAGCGGTGCGGGAGGCCAAGGCCCTCGGCGAGCCCCTGAAACTGGACAGCCTGTACTGCCTGGTCCGCCCCCCGGCGGAGTGGTCCCAGATTTTCCAGGACACCTGGCGCTGGTACCGCGACTTCTTCTACGACCCCGGCATGCACGGGATCGACTGGAAGGCGGCCGGTGACAAGTTCCGCGCCTGGCTCCCCGACCTGCGGTCCCGCGACGATCTGAACTGGCTCCTGTCCCAGCTGGTGGGCGAGTTGTGCGTTTCCCACACCTACGTCAGCGGAGGGGACCGCGGCCCCGTCAGCCCGCCCAAGCCGTCCGTTCGCACCGGCCTCCCCGGCGCGGACCTGAAGGCGCACCCCTCCGGTTTCTACTGCTTCGAGCGGATCCTGGGCCCCACCGTGGGGGCCCCCGACCTCGAGTCCCCGCTGACGAAGCCCGGGATGAAAATCAAGGAGGGCGACTTCCTCCTCGCCGTGGACGACGTTCCCCTCAAGGCCCCGGAGAGCCCCTACCGCCGGTTCCAGGTAACGCCCGGGCAGCAACTGCGGTTGACCGTCAACGACCGGCCGTCCACCGAGGGGGCCTGGACCCTCGTGATCGAGCCCGTCGAGGACGACTACCGCCTTCGGTACGAGCGGTGGGTGTCCGACAACCGGGAGTACGTGGAGAAGGCCTCCGGCGGCGAGATCGGCTACCTGCACCTCTACGCCATGGACGAGGACAACATCGGCCGCTTCGACCGGTACTGGCGCGCCTACCGCTACCGCAAGGGCCTCATCATCGACGTCCGCGGCAACGGCGGCGGGTGGACGGAGTACTTCGTCATCGACAAGCTCGAGCGCGGGCTGGTGGCCATGAACGTCCTCAAGGGCATGGAACCCTTCCGCTATCCCGGGTCAACCTCCACCGCGAAGCTGGTGGTGCTGACCAACGAGTACAACGGGTCCGACGGCGAGTGCTTCGTCGAGCACTTCAAGGCGGAAAAGCTGGGCACCGTCCTCGGCGTGCCCTCGTGGGGCGGGCTGGTGGGGATCATCAACACCCAGCTCACTTCCGACAACGGGCGGGTCGAGCAGTCCAACAACGCGTTCTTCGGCCGCGAGGGCGCCTGGTGGGTGGAAAACCACGGCGCCGACCCCCACCGGGTGGTCGAGAACGACCCCGCTTCCCTGATGCAGGGCCGGGACGTCCAGCTGGAGACGGGGGTCGAGGTCCTCAAACAGCAAATCGGGGAAAGCCCGTTCCGTTTCGCCCCGGTCCCGGCGTACCCGAAGCGCTGA